A genomic stretch from Leptodactylus fuscus isolate aLepFus1 chromosome 10, aLepFus1.hap2, whole genome shotgun sequence includes:
- the PHC1 gene encoding polyhomeotic-like protein 1 isoform X3 has translation METESEQNSTSTNGSTASSASSRPQISQMSLYERQAVQALQALHRQPNAAQYFHQLMLQQQLSNAQLHSLAAVQQATIAATRQAASPNTVSNQQTSTTQGSQVNLSTSSSAQLLSRAQNVTAPSATTLTQSVLLSNASSPPLSQSQTQMYLRQPQLGNLLQVNRSLNRGVPLNSQLILMPNGSVATVQQEVASPQNQGMHQDSDQVQNLAVRGQQTAQPTSTAGPTIAHAAPPQSKPTTHSVPSSSAPSQLPSSPVPQTVKSPMGPAGGTVSQGSQTEAEGRKAEGEAVQQSVGINLTRAATPAPNQTLISSATYTHIQPHSVLQQKQVVFQQQIAIHQHRQSQLVHASAHLQLAQQQPQAPSQQGLQATPAQQTLVVQPMLQSPEANLPTKAPVPIQPKQPSKGVPPLNLQGHLAAKPTQSARPLPTPPPNQPHIPVQLVGARQQGPAQALALGAPQVPSQGSSLTQITMPPSPAPVPTAVSGGVQEAQAAFYGVLQGKMSGAAKRKTESEEDREESPTLPVKASPPAATPPTVEESSTPADKSEAASQVSPALTVSAPPCAPTLSVTSRQHSDSKPPQAIVKPQILTHIIEGFVIQEGAEPFPVGSPQIPKDPEKLPAPVTALPPVESSPPHPPVDQTVSDSGSSKLLKCEYCGKFAPADQFRGSKRFCSMTCAKRYNVSCSHQFRLKRKKLNQLQEAGGVRVRRRGPRRNSSEIARAKIQGKRLRVTEEDSSRGSDNSSYEEAFSPTSPAPPSCRTPQRERDGSTPTSGPSNSELLGINPVFLSSNPSRWSVEEVYEFISSLQGCQDLAEDFRSQEIDGQALLLLKEEHLMSALNIKLGPALKICAKINLLKET, from the exons atggagactgagagcgaGCAGAACTCCACTTCCACCAATGGGAGTACAGCATCCAGCGCCAGCTCCCGTCCTCAGATATCTCAGATGTCTCTCTATGAACGCCAGGCTGTCCAG GCGCTGCAGGCTTTACATAGACAACCCAATGCGGCGCAGTATTTTCACCAGTTGATGTTGCAGCAGCAGCTCAGTAATGCGCAGCTACATAGTCTTGCAGCAGTTCAGCAG GCGACGATTGCCGCCACCCGCCAGGCTGCCTCCCCCAACACCGTCTCTAACCAACAGACGAGCACCacacagggatcg CAGGTGAATCTGTCGACCAGCTCCTCTGCCCAGCTTCTGAGTCGTGCCCAGAATGTCACTGCCCCCAGCGCTACTACACTCACACAGTCCGTTTTGCTCAGCAATGCAAGTTCTCCACCTCTGAGCCAGTCTCAGACACAAATGTACCTTCGG CAGCCCCAGCTTGGAAACCTTTTACAAGTGAACCGATCTCTTAACCGGGGTGTCCCTCTGAACTCTCAACTTATTCTAATGCCCAATGGCTCTGTGGCTACAGTCCAGCAGGAAGTGGCATCGCCCCAGAACCAAGGCATGCATCAGGATTCTGACCAA GTTCAGAACCTGGCTGTTCGAGGTCAGCAGACTGCTCAACCAACATCCACAGCTGGGCCTACCATAGCTCACGCCGCTCCTCCGCAGTCCAAACCAACCACTCACTCGGTACCTTCTTCCTCTGCACCTTCACAACTACCATCTTCGCCAGTACCACAGACGGTGAAGAGTCCGATgggcccagcagggggcacaGTGAGCCAGGGGAGTCAGACAGAGGCCGAGGGAAGAAAAGCAGAGGGGGAGGCTGTGCAGCAGAGCGTTGGTATCAACTTGACCAGAGCTGCAACGCCAGCGCCCAACCAGACTCTTATAAGCTCTG caaccTACACTCACATCCAACCTCACTCGGTCCTACAACAGAAGCAGGTGGTATTCCAGCAACAAATCGCCATCCACCAGCACCGTCAGTCCCAGCTCGTCCATGCCTCTGCCCACCTCCAGCTGGCACAGCAGCAGCCGCAGGCCCCCTCTCAGCAGGGTTTGCAGGCGACACCCGCACAGCAGACGCTGGTTGTCCAACCCATGTTGCAGTCTCCCGAGGCGAATCTGCCAACTAAAGCTCCTGTGCCCATTCAACCCAAACAACCAAGTAAAGGCGTTCCACCTTTGAATCTGCAAGGACATCTGGCAGCCAAACCTACCCAAAGTGCTAGACCACTCCCTACACCCCCTCCTAACCAACCTCACATTCCTGTTCAACTTGTGGGTGCAAGACAGCAGGGTCCTGCCCAAGCTCTGGCCCTCGGAGCTCCTCAAGTCCCATCACAGGGGTCTTCCTTAACACAGATCACAATGCCTCCATCTCCTGCACCTGTTCCCACTGCCGTGTCAGGTGGCGTGCAGGAAGCCCAAGCTGCGTTTTATGGAGTTCTTCAG GGCAAGATGTCTGGAGCAGCAAAAAGAAAGACAGAATCAGAAGAAGACAGGGAAGAGTCCCCAACACTACCTGTAAAAGCATCGCCCCCAGCCGCCACCCCACCCACAGTGGAGGAGAGCAGCACCCCGGCCG ATAAGTCTGAGGCGGCCTCCCAAGTCTCTCCAGCCCTCACGGTCTCGGCTCCTCCTTGCGCGCCCACACTCTCGGTGACTTCCCGTCAGCACAGTGACTCCAAGCCCCCACAAGCCATTGTGAAGCCGCAGATCTTGACTCATATTATAGAGGGTTTTGTCATCCAGGAGGGAGCAGAACCCTTTCCT GTTGGCAGTCCTCAGATACCAAAGGACCCCGAAAAGTTACCTGCACCAGTTACAGCTTTGCCTCCAGTAGAGAGTTCACCACCTCATCCACCAGTAGATCAGACTGTTAGTG ATTCTGGAAGCTCGAAGCTGTTGAAGTGCGAATACTGCGGGAAGTTTGCCCCAGCAGACCAATTCCGTGGCTCAAAGAGGTTCTGCTCCATGACTTGTGCCAAAAG ATATAACGTCAGCTGCAGCCACCAGTTCCGTCTTAAAAGAAAGAAGCTAAACCAGCTCCAAGAAGCAGGAGGGGTGAGAGTGCGCAGACGTGGTCCTCGGAGGAACAGCTCTGAGATTGCACGGGCTAAGATCCAGGGGAAGAGACTGCGGGTAACAGAG GAGGATTCCAGCCGTGGATCTGATAACTCCAGCTATGAAGAAGCCTTCTCTCCAACGTCTCCAGCACCCCCATCCTGCAGAACACCACAACGGGAGAGAGACGGGAGCACCCCAACTAGCGGACCCTCAAATTCCGAGCTGCTGGGGATTAATCCAGTGTTCTTGTCGAGCAATCCTAGTCGCTGGAGTGTGGAGGAGGTGTACGAGTTTATTTCTTCTTTGCAAG
- the PHC1 gene encoding polyhomeotic-like protein 1 isoform X2, which yields MAGDLRADPRANMETESEQNSTSTNGSTASSASSRPQISQMSLYERQAVQALQALHRQPNAAQYFHQLMLQQQLSNAQLHSLAAVQQATIAATRQAASPNTVSNQQTSTTQGSQVNLSTSSSAQLLSRAQNVTAPSATTLTQSVLLSNASSPPLSQSQTQMYLRQPQLGNLLQVNRSLNRGVPLNSQLILMPNGSVATVQQEVASPQNQGMHQDSDQVQNLAVRGQQTAQPTSTAGPTIAHAAPPQSKPTTHSVPSSSAPSQLPSSPVPQTVKSPMGPAGGTVSQGSQTEAEGRKAEGEAVQQSVGINLTRAATPAPNQTLISSATYTHIQPHSVLQQKQVVFQQQIAIHQHRQSQLVHASAHLQLAQQQPQAPSQQGLQATPAQQTLVVQPMLQSPEANLPTKAPVPIQPKQPSKGVPPLNLQGHLAAKPTQSARPLPTPPPNQPHIPVQLVGARQQGPAQALALGAPQVPSQGSSLTQITMPPSPAPVPTAVSGGVQEAQAAFYGVLQGKMSGAAKRKTESEEDREESPTLPVKASPPAATPPTVEESSTPADKSEAASQVSPALTVSAPPCAPTLSVTSRQHSDSKPPQAIVKPQILTHIIEGFVIQEGAEPFPVGSPQIPKDPEKLPAPVTALPPVESSPPHPPVDQTVSDSGSSKLLKCEYCGKFAPADQFRGSKRFCSMTCAKRYNVSCSHQFRLKRKKLNQLQEAGGVRVRRRGPRRNSSEIARAKIQGKRLREDSSRGSDNSSYEEAFSPTSPAPPSCRTPQRERDGSTPTSGPSNSELLGINPVFLSSNPSRWSVEEVYEFISSLQGCQDLAEDFRSQEIDGQALLLLKEEHLMSALNIKLGPALKICAKINLLKET from the exons ATGGCGGGAGATCTACGGG CAGATCCCAGAGCcaacatggagactgagagcgaGCAGAACTCCACTTCCACCAATGGGAGTACAGCATCCAGCGCCAGCTCCCGTCCTCAGATATCTCAGATGTCTCTCTATGAACGCCAGGCTGTCCAG GCGCTGCAGGCTTTACATAGACAACCCAATGCGGCGCAGTATTTTCACCAGTTGATGTTGCAGCAGCAGCTCAGTAATGCGCAGCTACATAGTCTTGCAGCAGTTCAGCAG GCGACGATTGCCGCCACCCGCCAGGCTGCCTCCCCCAACACCGTCTCTAACCAACAGACGAGCACCacacagggatcg CAGGTGAATCTGTCGACCAGCTCCTCTGCCCAGCTTCTGAGTCGTGCCCAGAATGTCACTGCCCCCAGCGCTACTACACTCACACAGTCCGTTTTGCTCAGCAATGCAAGTTCTCCACCTCTGAGCCAGTCTCAGACACAAATGTACCTTCGG CAGCCCCAGCTTGGAAACCTTTTACAAGTGAACCGATCTCTTAACCGGGGTGTCCCTCTGAACTCTCAACTTATTCTAATGCCCAATGGCTCTGTGGCTACAGTCCAGCAGGAAGTGGCATCGCCCCAGAACCAAGGCATGCATCAGGATTCTGACCAA GTTCAGAACCTGGCTGTTCGAGGTCAGCAGACTGCTCAACCAACATCCACAGCTGGGCCTACCATAGCTCACGCCGCTCCTCCGCAGTCCAAACCAACCACTCACTCGGTACCTTCTTCCTCTGCACCTTCACAACTACCATCTTCGCCAGTACCACAGACGGTGAAGAGTCCGATgggcccagcagggggcacaGTGAGCCAGGGGAGTCAGACAGAGGCCGAGGGAAGAAAAGCAGAGGGGGAGGCTGTGCAGCAGAGCGTTGGTATCAACTTGACCAGAGCTGCAACGCCAGCGCCCAACCAGACTCTTATAAGCTCTG caaccTACACTCACATCCAACCTCACTCGGTCCTACAACAGAAGCAGGTGGTATTCCAGCAACAAATCGCCATCCACCAGCACCGTCAGTCCCAGCTCGTCCATGCCTCTGCCCACCTCCAGCTGGCACAGCAGCAGCCGCAGGCCCCCTCTCAGCAGGGTTTGCAGGCGACACCCGCACAGCAGACGCTGGTTGTCCAACCCATGTTGCAGTCTCCCGAGGCGAATCTGCCAACTAAAGCTCCTGTGCCCATTCAACCCAAACAACCAAGTAAAGGCGTTCCACCTTTGAATCTGCAAGGACATCTGGCAGCCAAACCTACCCAAAGTGCTAGACCACTCCCTACACCCCCTCCTAACCAACCTCACATTCCTGTTCAACTTGTGGGTGCAAGACAGCAGGGTCCTGCCCAAGCTCTGGCCCTCGGAGCTCCTCAAGTCCCATCACAGGGGTCTTCCTTAACACAGATCACAATGCCTCCATCTCCTGCACCTGTTCCCACTGCCGTGTCAGGTGGCGTGCAGGAAGCCCAAGCTGCGTTTTATGGAGTTCTTCAG GGCAAGATGTCTGGAGCAGCAAAAAGAAAGACAGAATCAGAAGAAGACAGGGAAGAGTCCCCAACACTACCTGTAAAAGCATCGCCCCCAGCCGCCACCCCACCCACAGTGGAGGAGAGCAGCACCCCGGCCG ATAAGTCTGAGGCGGCCTCCCAAGTCTCTCCAGCCCTCACGGTCTCGGCTCCTCCTTGCGCGCCCACACTCTCGGTGACTTCCCGTCAGCACAGTGACTCCAAGCCCCCACAAGCCATTGTGAAGCCGCAGATCTTGACTCATATTATAGAGGGTTTTGTCATCCAGGAGGGAGCAGAACCCTTTCCT GTTGGCAGTCCTCAGATACCAAAGGACCCCGAAAAGTTACCTGCACCAGTTACAGCTTTGCCTCCAGTAGAGAGTTCACCACCTCATCCACCAGTAGATCAGACTGTTAGTG ATTCTGGAAGCTCGAAGCTGTTGAAGTGCGAATACTGCGGGAAGTTTGCCCCAGCAGACCAATTCCGTGGCTCAAAGAGGTTCTGCTCCATGACTTGTGCCAAAAG ATATAACGTCAGCTGCAGCCACCAGTTCCGTCTTAAAAGAAAGAAGCTAAACCAGCTCCAAGAAGCAGGAGGGGTGAGAGTGCGCAGACGTGGTCCTCGGAGGAACAGCTCTGAGATTGCACGGGCTAAGATCCAGGGGAAGAGACTGCGG GAGGATTCCAGCCGTGGATCTGATAACTCCAGCTATGAAGAAGCCTTCTCTCCAACGTCTCCAGCACCCCCATCCTGCAGAACACCACAACGGGAGAGAGACGGGAGCACCCCAACTAGCGGACCCTCAAATTCCGAGCTGCTGGGGATTAATCCAGTGTTCTTGTCGAGCAATCCTAGTCGCTGGAGTGTGGAGGAGGTGTACGAGTTTATTTCTTCTTTGCAAG
- the PHC1 gene encoding polyhomeotic-like protein 1 isoform X1: MAGDLRADPRANMETESEQNSTSTNGSTASSASSRPQISQMSLYERQAVQALQALHRQPNAAQYFHQLMLQQQLSNAQLHSLAAVQQATIAATRQAASPNTVSNQQTSTTQGSQVNLSTSSSAQLLSRAQNVTAPSATTLTQSVLLSNASSPPLSQSQTQMYLRQPQLGNLLQVNRSLNRGVPLNSQLILMPNGSVATVQQEVASPQNQGMHQDSDQVQNLAVRGQQTAQPTSTAGPTIAHAAPPQSKPTTHSVPSSSAPSQLPSSPVPQTVKSPMGPAGGTVSQGSQTEAEGRKAEGEAVQQSVGINLTRAATPAPNQTLISSATYTHIQPHSVLQQKQVVFQQQIAIHQHRQSQLVHASAHLQLAQQQPQAPSQQGLQATPAQQTLVVQPMLQSPEANLPTKAPVPIQPKQPSKGVPPLNLQGHLAAKPTQSARPLPTPPPNQPHIPVQLVGARQQGPAQALALGAPQVPSQGSSLTQITMPPSPAPVPTAVSGGVQEAQAAFYGVLQGKMSGAAKRKTESEEDREESPTLPVKASPPAATPPTVEESSTPADKSEAASQVSPALTVSAPPCAPTLSVTSRQHSDSKPPQAIVKPQILTHIIEGFVIQEGAEPFPVGSPQIPKDPEKLPAPVTALPPVESSPPHPPVDQTVSDSGSSKLLKCEYCGKFAPADQFRGSKRFCSMTCAKRYNVSCSHQFRLKRKKLNQLQEAGGVRVRRRGPRRNSSEIARAKIQGKRLRVTEEDSSRGSDNSSYEEAFSPTSPAPPSCRTPQRERDGSTPTSGPSNSELLGINPVFLSSNPSRWSVEEVYEFISSLQGCQDLAEDFRSQEIDGQALLLLKEEHLMSALNIKLGPALKICAKINLLKET; this comes from the exons ATGGCGGGAGATCTACGGG CAGATCCCAGAGCcaacatggagactgagagcgaGCAGAACTCCACTTCCACCAATGGGAGTACAGCATCCAGCGCCAGCTCCCGTCCTCAGATATCTCAGATGTCTCTCTATGAACGCCAGGCTGTCCAG GCGCTGCAGGCTTTACATAGACAACCCAATGCGGCGCAGTATTTTCACCAGTTGATGTTGCAGCAGCAGCTCAGTAATGCGCAGCTACATAGTCTTGCAGCAGTTCAGCAG GCGACGATTGCCGCCACCCGCCAGGCTGCCTCCCCCAACACCGTCTCTAACCAACAGACGAGCACCacacagggatcg CAGGTGAATCTGTCGACCAGCTCCTCTGCCCAGCTTCTGAGTCGTGCCCAGAATGTCACTGCCCCCAGCGCTACTACACTCACACAGTCCGTTTTGCTCAGCAATGCAAGTTCTCCACCTCTGAGCCAGTCTCAGACACAAATGTACCTTCGG CAGCCCCAGCTTGGAAACCTTTTACAAGTGAACCGATCTCTTAACCGGGGTGTCCCTCTGAACTCTCAACTTATTCTAATGCCCAATGGCTCTGTGGCTACAGTCCAGCAGGAAGTGGCATCGCCCCAGAACCAAGGCATGCATCAGGATTCTGACCAA GTTCAGAACCTGGCTGTTCGAGGTCAGCAGACTGCTCAACCAACATCCACAGCTGGGCCTACCATAGCTCACGCCGCTCCTCCGCAGTCCAAACCAACCACTCACTCGGTACCTTCTTCCTCTGCACCTTCACAACTACCATCTTCGCCAGTACCACAGACGGTGAAGAGTCCGATgggcccagcagggggcacaGTGAGCCAGGGGAGTCAGACAGAGGCCGAGGGAAGAAAAGCAGAGGGGGAGGCTGTGCAGCAGAGCGTTGGTATCAACTTGACCAGAGCTGCAACGCCAGCGCCCAACCAGACTCTTATAAGCTCTG caaccTACACTCACATCCAACCTCACTCGGTCCTACAACAGAAGCAGGTGGTATTCCAGCAACAAATCGCCATCCACCAGCACCGTCAGTCCCAGCTCGTCCATGCCTCTGCCCACCTCCAGCTGGCACAGCAGCAGCCGCAGGCCCCCTCTCAGCAGGGTTTGCAGGCGACACCCGCACAGCAGACGCTGGTTGTCCAACCCATGTTGCAGTCTCCCGAGGCGAATCTGCCAACTAAAGCTCCTGTGCCCATTCAACCCAAACAACCAAGTAAAGGCGTTCCACCTTTGAATCTGCAAGGACATCTGGCAGCCAAACCTACCCAAAGTGCTAGACCACTCCCTACACCCCCTCCTAACCAACCTCACATTCCTGTTCAACTTGTGGGTGCAAGACAGCAGGGTCCTGCCCAAGCTCTGGCCCTCGGAGCTCCTCAAGTCCCATCACAGGGGTCTTCCTTAACACAGATCACAATGCCTCCATCTCCTGCACCTGTTCCCACTGCCGTGTCAGGTGGCGTGCAGGAAGCCCAAGCTGCGTTTTATGGAGTTCTTCAG GGCAAGATGTCTGGAGCAGCAAAAAGAAAGACAGAATCAGAAGAAGACAGGGAAGAGTCCCCAACACTACCTGTAAAAGCATCGCCCCCAGCCGCCACCCCACCCACAGTGGAGGAGAGCAGCACCCCGGCCG ATAAGTCTGAGGCGGCCTCCCAAGTCTCTCCAGCCCTCACGGTCTCGGCTCCTCCTTGCGCGCCCACACTCTCGGTGACTTCCCGTCAGCACAGTGACTCCAAGCCCCCACAAGCCATTGTGAAGCCGCAGATCTTGACTCATATTATAGAGGGTTTTGTCATCCAGGAGGGAGCAGAACCCTTTCCT GTTGGCAGTCCTCAGATACCAAAGGACCCCGAAAAGTTACCTGCACCAGTTACAGCTTTGCCTCCAGTAGAGAGTTCACCACCTCATCCACCAGTAGATCAGACTGTTAGTG ATTCTGGAAGCTCGAAGCTGTTGAAGTGCGAATACTGCGGGAAGTTTGCCCCAGCAGACCAATTCCGTGGCTCAAAGAGGTTCTGCTCCATGACTTGTGCCAAAAG ATATAACGTCAGCTGCAGCCACCAGTTCCGTCTTAAAAGAAAGAAGCTAAACCAGCTCCAAGAAGCAGGAGGGGTGAGAGTGCGCAGACGTGGTCCTCGGAGGAACAGCTCTGAGATTGCACGGGCTAAGATCCAGGGGAAGAGACTGCGGGTAACAGAG GAGGATTCCAGCCGTGGATCTGATAACTCCAGCTATGAAGAAGCCTTCTCTCCAACGTCTCCAGCACCCCCATCCTGCAGAACACCACAACGGGAGAGAGACGGGAGCACCCCAACTAGCGGACCCTCAAATTCCGAGCTGCTGGGGATTAATCCAGTGTTCTTGTCGAGCAATCCTAGTCGCTGGAGTGTGGAGGAGGTGTACGAGTTTATTTCTTCTTTGCAAG